tatcatcCATCATTTGAAGGACATCAATGCCTCTGTCATTATCACTACTACAGCCCCAAGCAGTATGTTTGGCATTAAGGTCCCCAATAATGATAGAGTTCTTGTCCATAAAGTTGGAAAAATTTGCCGCAAAGTTTTTATGATTAGGATGGTGATAGACGTTAAAGATATTTAGAGGCTTGCTTCTCCACAAGCTTTTAATACCCTGAATTTCAAGATCTGAAGTTTGGTCTGCAGGAATGTCAATGCTTTGGTACTTGACGTCTTTTATTAAGAAAGCTAGGCCTCCACCACTCTTTGTAGTTCTGTCTTTTACTCAAATAtatgatgtattattttaaaaaataatacatcataTCTGACATGATATATtaaattgctaattatttttttaaataatacatcacTAGCAATTTATGTggaaaaaattgcacatttaattttttaaagcttcacaTTCAagtaattttagttattaataatacctacacaaaaaaatccaataaaaataaaatttattcaaaataaatttactggTAACTAAAtccataattcaaaatattaaacacaaaatatatatttatacataatcaTACTTACTTTTGAGAACCTCCTTCTCTGCTTTTTCTAGTGTCTGAGTTGAAGTTGGACACCATCGAAACCACCGAGATATCCAGCGAGGACAGAGTTTCCAGAAAGTATTGGGGAAAAACTGAATAATACATGCTAGTAAATATCCAAAGAATTCAGCTTTGGAGAAATGAGAAATAGTCGGATGAGGAAACCTGCTAAAAGTAAAGCAGAAAAAGTTTATGAAAActgaacttttttaatatagacattttacaaaaaattctgattacctaatcatttttaatattcacaGTTAGTGAATTAAGTAATTATTCTAAGGATCTATAAGCTATTAATTTTCCAATGTAAAATGTATGATCAAGCAACATGAAATGCATAGgacaaaatattcatattctgcAAGAGGGTGCCAGAGcagttattatgaattttaatagcttgggatatttctttgaatttttcatataaaataaataaaatattggatgataaaaattcatctatttggTGAAGCAAAaatttccgaaataaaaaaaaagtttcagatagTATGCAATAATCAGTAAAACCTTTTCAACAGAATATAAGCTATACATGTAAATTTTATCTCATCAAACTGCTTGATAACATATTGCTAATACTTAAGATACTTTTCCTTTGTAATGTagtaaatatgataattcatcACATTCATTGAGctggaataaaaatttgtgtaATCAAATTGTCAATGTTGGAAACTTTGCAATACTGAACAATAATGAAGGTATGGACATCACTGAATTCTAGAGATTATgggttttcaaataaaatatttagaaatcagtGGCATCGATGAACCTCAGAactcttaagatttttttctttacatataatgAAAGTGAAGAAGCATTTTTTCCCCACTTTAAAATGACAGATGATGGATGATGATTTACGATTATCTAAGAGTCGTAAGTTTTCATccaagataaaaattttactaaataggTTCAATGATCGTAATTGGCAAACGTTGCCACTGATTTTACCATGTAGAATGTgctataaaatagtattttttttttttttcaatttctctcaaaaatagaaGTTAGATGATTGCTGATGATATATCTAGAAGTTATGAActctcaaatgaaataaaaagtagcaAAGTCAAACCACTAATTGGGCCTGggtaaatattttccttattattttcaataaacgaATTTTGcacaaatagatttaaaatacaattttttccaaagcaaaaatttttgaacaaagcATGATTATTATAATGTCAATCAAAATTATCTTGGAAATAACACCATTTTCATaccaataaaatatcaattaatgaatttgcaaatatatatgaACTAAAGTAATGATACTTCAATTTGAATGTTATAagcattaaatgttttgaataaaacattcttCATATTCTAAAGCAACACAAGAAAAATCAAAAGATCAAGAATAAAAACTGTCAAGAAAAAGtaactttgatatttttacaacaaggactatttaatatatgaattcatgcaataatatttcactgtggatataaaagcataaaatttaatttaaaaaaattctgaaagataaaACATGccaatttcattagatttttatattgGATATCAACAGGTATGAATCATTTCTAAgaattagcatatatttttagtctttaaaaaaatagcttagcAAATTCATTCGATTTGCCTGCAACATAtacaattgcaaaaataaaattctcaatttctcaaataatatgacaaaaagctgaaaatatttcacaatagaaattttgtaaattattgtaacttggttattttgaaaagaaattaacaaagGCCATACATTTTCCTTTTAAGAGAAGCAGAAGTTACTATGCATTAAGCATTTACTTCAACGccatttcttaaagaataatcACTATAGCAGGTAAATGAAAACTTCAGAAACAAAAGGGAAATTAACAagaaacaacaggaaaaaatcgaagaaattaccaaacaaagaatttatttttaaaaactgcaagaGGCGGAAATTTAACCTTCCCTGACTGACAAAAAACTTTCCTTATTTTCCatctaaaaaataaagcaaaagtaaatattataatcaattatcAATAATTAGGATGTAATTTCAAGGTATAATTCTAGTATcgataaaaccaaaattttaataacacagagggaaattttacaatatttttaaatacacacCCACCTAATCCAATGCGGTCTCGGAATTCTTTGGTACACTTTTGGATGTCCGTCTGGTTGAATCTCTCTTACGTGACCATTGGCCATGGCAAACGCTAgagtaatatttaacaaaaataggacaatttattccagaaaatttattttccttacatTGCGCAAGTTCTTAGAATCACGTGGAGAACTACATGAAGATGCCAAAATATAAGTCAAATTGTTATCAAAATCCAATACGCAATAAAATTGTCACGATTTATCAAAATACTTAtctttcaatacaaatatattacTATTCAATCTACAGATACTTCAAAATGACAACAATCACGACGCTACCCAATCATAACTAAACGGAAACGCAAAACGTACTGCTCAAAACAGCTGATGGTACTAATGACGTACTTCCGGTAAAGAACAATATCCCTGAAGACTGATGACTTTTAAGAAGCCCCTGCAAGTTTCATATGCCTTTTTCCTGTGATagaaaagaatatcaattttCATAGCATGGAATAGgtgtataaaattattgaattcaactTCTAACCTTGCCTCAGTTAAAATGTAGAATGTAAGCAATGTCCAAAAGAAGAATTCGTGGACACTACGTTTATGGAGCAAGTTAAAATAGACGTTGCAAGGGAAGAAATTTTTCAGATGTTTATAAATACAACCTCTTCTGCGTTATTAATTCATttactgatttctttttattatatgatttctttcttttgcgACACAACTATCAAAGTGCAATTCAGAAAGAGTTGATATGCTTcggcaaatatttaaatttgtttagtcGGTAATAACATTGtgctgattttaattattttatttaaaatttccatcacattattttattatttttcagaaatatatttgcgTCACCATATCAATTCAaagcatttcataaatatttatattccttattctaataataaatgtcTTACATAACATCGCATTCCTAAACTAaagctttaattataataatattaagacatttttaattacattaatgtttGCACAACGCCCCACTTAATTTTAAGAAACGACTTCTCGTCTTCTTCATATCAAAAGTAAAAACAAGTTTTGAAAACAATATGGAGAACCCCGCGCACGTTTACACAACGGGGATTCCAATGTCAGAGAAAGGAAATTTTGCTCATAATAAGTATGGCTGCGAAGATGGTGAGACGTTAGATGATGCATCTCTTGTAAAAGCTGTTGAGCACGAGTATCCAAATAATTCTCAAGAAGTTATTTGTGATTCCACCTCCGAGAACGCTGATTACATCAATTCAATTCAAGATGGCTTCCAACAATCTGAGATCCTCTGCGGTTTTGTGTGTGATGCCGGTCTGCAATCTTCTGATCTTCCTTTGGAAAACACATCCATGGAAGTGGAATCAATTCAAGATTCGGACACTAATATTAAATTTCCCGACTCTCCTGGATCATCATTCCCATGTAAAATTGAAACCTTCTCGGCTATTGAAGGTTTGGTACAGGGTTTTGACGAACAGATAGACAATTATTTACTAtcagattttcaaaaagaaaacaaaacagaatcCGAAGATGGATCGCACGCATTAGAAGAGGAACAAAGAAATGTAACTGAGGCAATATCTGCTATTGCAAAGAGTTTTGGTTTGGAAGATTTACTGCCTGAAAATTTCCAAGTcgatgaaaataaagatttaactaCGGCAGTTGCAAGTGAAAATCTTTGTGGCGATGGAAGTGATAATATTGGTGATTTATCTCTTGGcgattttgaaaaatgtgatgGATTGCATTCTCCAGGGTCATCTTTAGATCTTGTTGAACAGTTACCTGATGATGCACACAATTTTGAACTTGTTAATAGTTTAGAAATGCTGACATCTCCTTCACAATCTGGGAATCAACCCTTAGATCAGGATCTTTCTTGCAAGTATACGTCACTGAAAGATGGTGATAAATTCTTTGTTAATAGCAAAGACGAATTTGAGTTCAAAGAAGAAATGAATACTTTAGTAAATAATGATCCTAACAATTGtgatttgtatcaaaataatatcattaagtCAGTGACAGAGGACAATGCAAATTTACCAcctgattttaaattcaaagaatctgATTCTAACTGTGTttcgcaaataaataatttatgtgagGTAGGTGATGAACTTATATGTGATATACCTACTGTACGAATAACGGATGTTGAGGCTGTTGACTCTTCTGATATAAATCAGAATTGCTCATCTGCAGGTACTGTTTTAATCACTCGGGATAAAGCATCAAAAAAGATGCAGATTGTCTTGACACTTGATCAAGGACAGCAAATTTATGACATTGAAACAGAAAGCATAGATGTAAATGAACAGTCTTTAGATCTTGATTTGCACAATACACTTGCTGAAGAACATTTCCAGAATAGTGAGCAACATTCTATAGAGCTTAACGATGGTGATTCACAAGAATTAATAGAATATTCTGTTGAACAAGAATCTGATAAAAGCAATGACTATATTGAAGAGGATGATACAATGTCCTTTGTTCCTTCAACATTTGTTGAACTTGTTTCAGATGTACCAGTGACTATTAACAaaggaagaaaaggaaaaacCTGGGTTTGTCCTGTTGAAGGCTGTGGACAAATTTTAGACAAGGAATGTAAATTGCGTGTTCATATGATTACTCATAAGAGTGGGATTAGACCTTTCAAATGTGAGTACGAAGGTTGTGATTGGGCATTTACTACTCCCTACAGGTTACGACGACATGCTGAGACACATTTAGGTTCCAAGGACTTCATTTGTGACTTCGAAGGTTGCAACAGAAAATTTACCACAGTATACAATTTAAAAACCCACAAAAAGCGGCATAAATGGCCAAACTCTTTAACTTGTCCTTCAAAAGACTGTAAATTGAGTTTTGATAACCGTAGAAAATTAGAGTTGCATCTAAGGGTTCATAAAGAAGTTGAAGCCCCATACAAATGCTCATTATGTGGGAAACAGTATTATTCTGCTAACTGTATAGCATCGCATTATCGAACACATCAATATAGCGAAGATGATTTCAAGTGTCCATTTGAAGATTGTGGGAAAATATATGACAAAATCTGTCGATTGCGACAACATATCAGACATCATACTGGAGAACGACCATATGCTTGTCCAGCTGAAGGCTGTAAATGGAGCTTTATGAGTGCTAGTAAATTGACTAGACATATGCGTAAACATACTGGTGAAAGAAGATTCACTTGTACTGAGCCAGGTTGTGGAAAATCTTTCATGCGGCCTGAACATTTAAAAGGTCATGTAGTAATACATTCTGGTGACAAACCATTTCACTGTCCCCATGAAAATTGCAGTGCAAAATTTACAGCAAAATCTAGTCTATATGTTCATGTTAAAAAGCATTGTCCAAGTGTGTTGAAAGTAGTCTATCCATGTCCTATTAGATCCTGTGTTAAAAAATACAACAGCAAGGCAACTTTGAAACAGCATTTGCAGAAGTTCCATCCTGAAGAAATAGGTGAGGgtaaagaattgaatatttctgaaaaattggaATTGACTATGCCTGTATCATTGGtaaatcaaaattctgaaagCTCATCAGGATATTTAGAACTGGATGATGGTATTGCTGATGACCCATCAGCTGATTTGCAACTTCAGTTATTTCAAAACTCGGATGCCCTGATGCATGAAGAGGAAGATACTTTTTCTTTAACTACTAGTTCACCTTCAGGCAAAGTAAAAAAGGTAAAAACTAAAGGTTCATCAAAATCATCTCGAAGTAAAGCTCAAAATCGGGCTTCTGTGAAAGTAAGTGGAATGGAGAACCCTAAATCTGTAAGGACTAGTGAAAAGTTAATCCAAGAAAATAGAAGTGGCTGTGCTCGTACAGATTATTGTTGTAATCATTCTTTGGAATTGAAAAAACCTGAACAAACTATTAACTTTGAGACATTAAATCAAAACAGTATTGATAATCaagatattaaaagttttctgTCTAATAGCCAGTTAAGTTCTGGAATTAAATCATCTGATGTAATGCTCACATCATCTATCATTTTTCATGATCAGAGCtctgaacatttattaaaaagtaactttttgcATGATGACTGCTCAACAAATCATAGTTTATATCATGATGATAGTATTTTGGCAAGTAGTTCAGCTTTTGAGGCAGAGCTAATGCCAGTGTCGTTGTTGTCAGATGGTGTTGAAAGTGATGAATCTGTTTTAAATCATTCATCGAGTGTAGTTTTCTCTGAACAAAATAGTGTTGATGCTTTTGCAGATTCAATTCATTTGTTAGATTGATGTTAATTTTAATCTAGTATAAAAAGGGattgtaaatattcttttgctcATTTTTACTTAAACTTGTTGgtgtgattaaaaattttcacttgTTGAATTTTATGTTCTCTTAACTTTAAGTTTGATTTATATATCATGATGAATTTTTATGGCATTAAATGTcagtttttgaaagttttcttgtgtgttaattattatttcctttgaatttatttttttcatgactcatttaaagtaaatgtactgtttttatttcttaaaactatgTTAGATTCTGGAAAAGATAAACTTGGAGCaatgttaattttgatttcatttctaagatttaatagtaaaatttatagcaatTAGGAAAAGAaggaaactaatataaaaaagtagCTTTTGCTTGAAAATTAACTTtgctaaatttcttaaaaataagtttttctactAATGAGAAATTGCTAAATTCGATTTTCCCGAAGGTCATCTAATAtgataaatctaaaaatgtatataaaaactaagaCTATTCTAATAACAACTGATGTAGTTGTGTACATGTGAACTACCTACCGTTTTATGGATTCGAAGTACATTATTGTGAATTATATTTAAGGTTGTATGATTAGCTGTGATAAATTGAATTGGACTTTTAATTATgctgaattaattttaagaaagttcattttttgtgtgtgtgtacatgaaatgtaatttaaaaaaaggttaatatcTTGCTTTGCttctgctataatttttttaaaaaaaattttaatttagatactaATGTAATATATGACCATTTCTTTTacattgaatttctttatttatatttttagttgttAAGCAATGATTTTGCATTCCAGGTTAGTATACATTTCTAAAAGTGAGTaaagaattaagttttttaatttttggatttgaTAAGTAATAGTTCAGTTATGCTCTGAAATTTCTGCTTGTCCAATGACTCTTATCTccattttttcctgaaatttaatagaaatattttcattatcgaGCATTACTGCATTAAACAGTAAAAGGAAGTGTAActgttcttaaatttaaaagaaaagtaagcaGGCTTGATTCATTTAGAAAAGAAACAGACAAAGCCAAAACTTGTACAAAGAAATACGACTGGTAGTTGTAgtcaacataatttattatttaaatgtttctaatgtcTATCAGCTTCATGATGAGATTGTTTAATTGTCTCCCTGTTTATCGGTTAATGCATATAGGTCTGATTACATGTACTAATTTGGACAGTCacgttcatatttaaatgttatttcgcCATAGTTCTAATATTATATCTATTCCTGATATTTGAACCAGAATGAATCTTAACTCCCATAAATATTGTCATCAGTTATGAAGAAACAGAACGTATCTACAATAACATACCGTTaatgcttaaattttctttttcaagctTCTTACTATGAAGTCAATAAAggttatttcattactttaattcTTTGACCATTATGAAACTTCACGTTTATTACTAagtaaaagatttcaaattcaaTAAGCTTTTGCTATTAAAGTATTGTTAAACTTGTATAATTGGCTTACTTATTTTGATTTTGGATGTAGGATATTTTAAGCTGatcctttcaaaatttaaaaaaatgtctttatcagttcaaataaatataacatttattctccccttaattttattaaatcttaatagcttcacaaaacaaaaatattctgcatatattattatataaaaattacacttgATGTGAAAAGGAAAGAGGGCTCAATTTTATTCTTGCTTATAAACTTATAGCCAGGAAGTTAAAGGcttaatatatatacattgcattggtttattaaattgttaatcggaaatatttaagaaatttatgtttttatgcaCTAATAGTATGTTTGTATGGTATTTTAGTTTGCTAACAGCATTCACAATAATGTGATACTTCTCAGCTTCTCTAAAGTTGTTAAAGAGAAAATTTGttgcaattaatat
The Argiope bruennichi chromosome 6, qqArgBrue1.1, whole genome shotgun sequence DNA segment above includes these coding regions:
- the LOC129972641 gene encoding uncharacterized protein LOC129972641 produces the protein MENPAHVYTTGIPMSEKGNFAHNKYGCEDGETLDDASLVKAVEHEYPNNSQEVICDSTSENADYINSIQDGFQQSEILCGFVCDAGLQSSDLPLENTSMEVESIQDSDTNIKFPDSPGSSFPCKIETFSAIEGLVQGFDEQIDNYLLSDFQKENKTESEDGSHALEEEQRNVTEAISAIAKSFGLEDLLPENFQVDENKDLTTAVASENLCGDGSDNIGDLSLGDFEKCDGLHSPGSSLDLVEQLPDDAHNFELVNSLEMLTSPSQSGNQPLDQDLSCKYTSLKDGDKFFVNSKDEFEFKEEMNTLVNNDPNNCDLYQNNIIKSVTEDNANLPPDFKFKESDSNCVSQINNLCEVGDELICDIPTVRITDVEAVDSSDINQNCSSAGTVLITRDKASKKMQIVLTLDQGQQIYDIETESIDVNEQSLDLDLHNTLAEEHFQNSEQHSIELNDGDSQELIEYSVEQESDKSNDYIEEDDTMSFVPSTFVELVSDVPVTINKGRKGKTWVCPVEGCGQILDKECKLRVHMITHKSGIRPFKCEYEGCDWAFTTPYRLRRHAETHLGSKDFICDFEGCNRKFTTVYNLKTHKKRHKWPNSLTCPSKDCKLSFDNRRKLELHLRVHKEVEAPYKCSLCGKQYYSANCIASHYRTHQYSEDDFKCPFEDCGKIYDKICRLRQHIRHHTGERPYACPAEGCKWSFMSASKLTRHMRKHTGERRFTCTEPGCGKSFMRPEHLKGHVVIHSGDKPFHCPHENCSAKFTAKSSLYVHVKKHCPSVLKVVYPCPIRSCVKKYNSKATLKQHLQKFHPEEIGEGKELNISEKLELTMPVSLVNQNSESSSGYLELDDGIADDPSADLQLQLFQNSDALMHEEEDTFSLTTSSPSGKVKKVKTKGSSKSSRSKAQNRASVKVSGMENPKSVRTSEKLIQENRSGCARTDYCCNHSLELKKPEQTINFETLNQNSIDNQDIKSFLSNSQLSSGIKSSDVMLTSSIIFHDQSSEHLLKSNFLHDDCSTNHSLYHDDSILASSSAFEAELMPVSLLSDGVESDESVLNHSSSVVFSEQNSVDAFADSIHLLD